A DNA window from Sphingomonas profundi contains the following coding sequences:
- a CDS encoding nuclear transport factor 2 family protein — MATTKETVSAFFSKLCSGDFAGGFDTLSEDSTWTIIGDTPLSRRFTKQTLLSDMIPMLSTFKEPAKMAVDDIIAEGDRAAVIANVHGVGPHGPYDQHTYCFICRVKDDRIVTIVEYLDTVAVETALVGSKIVRPS, encoded by the coding sequence ATGGCGACCACCAAGGAAACGGTCTCGGCCTTTTTCAGCAAGCTGTGTTCGGGCGATTTCGCCGGCGGATTCGATACGCTGAGCGAGGATTCCACTTGGACGATCATCGGTGACACGCCGCTATCCAGGCGCTTCACCAAGCAGACGCTGCTCAGCGACATGATCCCGATGCTCTCCACCTTCAAGGAACCAGCCAAGATGGCGGTCGACGACATCATCGCCGAAGGCGACCGTGCCGCCGTGATCGCTAACGTCCACGGCGTCGGCCCCCACGGCCCTTACGATCAGCACACCTATTGTTTCATCTGCCGCGTGAAGGACGACAGGATCGTCACGATCGTCGAGTATCTCGACACCGTCGCAGTTGAGACCGCGCTCGTAGGCAGCAAAATCGTTCGGCCCAGCTGA